From Sporocytophaga myxococcoides, one genomic window encodes:
- a CDS encoding DinB family protein, which yields MNKSEINPMPDFFDRYIDLVEEQDLVKAMSLSIQNLNMLDLSLYKEIGDHVYKPGKWTIKQIIQHIIDNERIQSYRALRFSRKDETVLPGYDETLLASNADTTNRTIKDLIDELIVVRQSSLLLFKSFSKDMSLSKGICFNREISVLGLGFVIIGHETHHFNIIKERYYPLLNK from the coding sequence ATGAATAAATCAGAAATAAATCCGATGCCGGATTTCTTTGACAGGTACATAGATCTGGTAGAAGAGCAGGATCTTGTAAAAGCAATGAGTTTATCCATTCAAAACCTTAACATGCTTGATCTTTCATTATATAAAGAAATAGGTGACCATGTGTATAAACCGGGAAAATGGACTATAAAACAAATAATTCAACACATAATTGATAATGAAAGAATACAGTCTTACAGGGCTTTAAGGTTTTCCAGGAAAGATGAGACGGTATTGCCAGGATATGACGAGACATTACTAGCAAGTAATGCAGACACAACAAACAGAACTATAAAAGATTTGATAGATGAATTAATTGTAGTGAGACAATCTTCTTTACTGCTTTTTAAATCATTTTCAAAAGATATGTCTCTTAGTAAAGGCATTTGTTTTAACAGAGAAATATCTGTCTTGGGACTGGGCTTTGTAATTATTGGTCATGAAACGCACCATTTCAATATAATAAAAGAAAGATATTATCCTCTGTTAAATAAGTAG
- a CDS encoding TolC family protein: MDLSQCIDYALVHHTDVLSAHIDEEIALQNIRKTAASGYPQINVYGTFDDNIKIPLVALPAIFFDRSAPAGAIVPVRFGVQYTSAAYAQLDQIIYMGSYWVGLKASKVSRVYYCQSSQQVIENTIYNVSKSYFQYLVSVQRVEVQKSNLEKSQNLFQIVDLQFKNDVATKADRDRVYVDYSNQLTELKTLQRAVKASLNQLKFQIGMPVGEQVEIATVNTDTTALFQLEELPDKPNYWKRADYKLMQTKRELGALQVKQYTSEYQPQLTAFGKYQYQSFSEEFNLWKKEWFNSQVVGLRLTVPVFSGFKRSSQVQQYKLELKKMEISLSRLEQQINIELSNAFDDFNTSVDNIRLAGENIKLAQLVYDSEILSYKEGVGAYSDFLNATNSLKVAQVNYITSLFNAYLARLELAKSQGKISEVIKWIGK, from the coding sequence ATGGACCTTTCTCAATGTATAGACTATGCATTGGTACATCATACAGATGTTCTTTCAGCTCATATTGATGAAGAGATTGCTTTACAAAATATACGAAAGACAGCCGCTTCTGGCTACCCTCAGATAAATGTATATGGCACATTTGATGATAATATCAAAATACCTTTGGTTGCATTGCCTGCAATATTTTTTGACAGAAGTGCTCCAGCAGGTGCCATTGTGCCTGTTCGTTTCGGAGTACAGTACACAAGTGCTGCTTATGCTCAGTTAGATCAGATTATATATATGGGATCCTATTGGGTAGGGCTGAAAGCATCAAAGGTAAGCAGGGTTTATTATTGCCAGTCTTCTCAACAGGTTATTGAAAATACTATTTACAATGTAAGCAAATCATACTTTCAATATCTTGTTTCTGTTCAACGAGTGGAAGTTCAAAAATCTAATCTCGAGAAAAGCCAGAACCTTTTTCAAATTGTCGATCTTCAGTTTAAAAACGATGTGGCTACTAAAGCAGATAGGGATCGGGTATATGTTGATTATAGCAATCAGCTTACTGAATTAAAGACACTTCAAAGAGCTGTCAAGGCTTCTTTAAATCAATTAAAGTTTCAGATAGGAATGCCGGTAGGCGAACAAGTAGAAATTGCAACTGTAAATACAGATACTACTGCATTATTTCAGTTAGAAGAGTTGCCCGATAAGCCGAATTACTGGAAAAGAGCTGATTATAAACTGATGCAGACCAAAAGAGAATTGGGAGCTCTTCAAGTGAAACAATATACTTCTGAGTATCAACCACAACTCACGGCTTTTGGTAAATATCAGTATCAGTCATTTTCGGAAGAGTTCAATCTTTGGAAGAAGGAATGGTTTAATAGTCAGGTCGTAGGATTAAGGCTCACAGTGCCCGTTTTCAGTGGCTTCAAGAGAAGTTCTCAGGTACAGCAGTATAAGCTTGAGTTAAAAAAAATGGAAATCAGTCTATCAAGATTGGAGCAGCAGATCAATATAGAGTTGTCCAATGCTTTTGATGATTTTAATACCTCTGTGGATAATATAAGGCTTGCAGGAGAAAATATAAAGCTTGCACAGCTTGTTTATGATAGTGAAATATTGTCTTATAAGGAGGGTGTTGGAGCTTATTCTGATTTTCTTAATGCGACGAACTCTTTGAAAGTTGCTCAGGTAAATTACATAACATCTCTGTTTAACGCATACCTGGCCAGATTGGAGCTTGCAAAGTCTCAAGGTAAAATCAGTGAAGTTATTAAGTGGATTGGGAAATAG
- a CDS encoding efflux RND transporter permease subunit, with translation MSITEIAIKRPTLIVVIFTVLSIVGIICYQRLNYNLFPKFEMPVISVVTLYPGASPGVMETSVTKPLEDAVATLENLDKIASISQEGVSFITIQLTNDANVDIALQDAQRKINSVLSTLPDDAETPSLNKFSFDDLPILQFSASSKLSPMEFYQLMDDRIRPELSKIPGMGQITLVGGKKRKIMVNVKRQRLEAYGISLSQIVNVIKAGNQEVPAGEVKAKKDQFDLRVEGEVKSLDQLANLVVLSGKNGGLVRLSDVAEVTDATEEVETLSRINYKSSIGVLIQKQTDANTVQVSEEVKKMLQGLQEEYKDIDLNFIVSSDTSTFTLAAAHSVLEDLMFAVILVALVMLVFLHSIRNAAIVMVAIPLSIVSTFIAMYIFNFSLNLMTLMALSLVIGILVDDSIVVLENIYRHLEMGSDQRTAALEGRNEIGFTALSITLVDVVVFGPLSLVGGLIGNILREFSIVVMVSTLMSLFVSFTVTPMLASRFSRVLKFSNETLFGRFNNWFENKFEDLKENYTKLLKWSLQHRLIVTSIIALMLIASFSLIPLGLIGSTFIAEGDRGEFVVTLELDQTSTLYNTNQITSQVEKIILKKPVVVKVFSTVGQSSTLGSNQPANNISQLTVIMTDKKERTITVDEFANEIKNEISQIPGIKVTSTPTGLTGAADDLPIQIVVRGVDLKSVMSYANEILTTIKKIPGISDPDLSVNEGNPELEVRLDRDKLAKLGLTVADVGGTLMTAFTGNTDIKYREADEEYDIKIVLDQFDRRNVDDVKRLTISNSRGELITMTQFAVIQQSRGPSKLERNNRIPSVTVKSNVVGRPVGTVGDEIQEKVKGLKKPAGISLSYEGQLEQQAEAFTSLLLAFMIGIVFVYLIMVALYNSYVYPFVVLFSIPLAIIGALLALALTKETLNIFSILGMIMMMGLVAKNAILLVDFTNNMKEKGVNTFDALIEAGRERIRPIFMTTLTMILGMMPIALASGAASEAKNGLAWVLIGGLTSSMFLTLIFVPIVYETIDNIILKIRKRFHKEADA, from the coding sequence ATGTCGATTACAGAAATAGCTATAAAGAGGCCGACTTTGATCGTTGTAATATTTACAGTGCTTTCGATTGTAGGTATTATATGTTATCAAAGGCTGAATTATAACCTGTTCCCCAAGTTTGAAATGCCTGTTATTTCTGTGGTTACACTTTACCCGGGAGCTTCTCCAGGAGTAATGGAAACTTCTGTTACCAAACCTTTGGAGGATGCTGTGGCTACGCTTGAAAATCTGGATAAGATTGCTTCAATATCTCAGGAAGGAGTATCCTTTATTACCATTCAGCTTACCAATGATGCCAATGTAGATATTGCCCTTCAGGATGCACAGAGAAAGATAAACTCTGTGTTGTCGACACTTCCTGACGATGCAGAAACTCCTTCTTTAAATAAATTTTCCTTTGATGACCTTCCAATTTTACAGTTCAGTGCATCTTCAAAATTATCACCAATGGAGTTTTATCAGCTCATGGATGATCGTATTCGTCCAGAGCTGTCAAAGATTCCTGGTATGGGGCAAATAACACTTGTAGGTGGTAAAAAGAGGAAGATAATGGTTAATGTGAAAAGGCAAAGGTTGGAAGCTTATGGTATTTCTCTTTCTCAGATTGTAAACGTTATTAAGGCTGGTAATCAGGAAGTGCCTGCAGGTGAAGTAAAAGCAAAGAAGGATCAGTTTGATTTAAGAGTAGAGGGAGAGGTAAAGTCTCTGGATCAGTTGGCTAATCTCGTTGTATTATCAGGAAAAAACGGAGGACTTGTCAGATTATCCGATGTTGCAGAGGTTACAGATGCAACGGAAGAGGTTGAAACTTTAAGTCGTATCAATTACAAAAGTTCCATTGGAGTTTTAATTCAAAAGCAGACGGATGCCAATACAGTACAGGTTTCGGAAGAAGTAAAAAAAATGCTTCAGGGCCTTCAGGAAGAGTATAAAGATATAGATCTTAATTTTATTGTTTCATCAGATACATCCACGTTTACTCTTGCCGCCGCACATTCTGTACTTGAAGATCTTATGTTTGCAGTTATTCTGGTGGCCCTTGTAATGCTGGTGTTTCTTCACAGTATAAGAAATGCGGCAATAGTAATGGTGGCAATTCCACTGTCCATTGTTTCCACTTTTATTGCAATGTATATTTTTAATTTTTCACTTAACCTGATGACATTAATGGCTTTATCACTGGTTATAGGTATTCTTGTCGATGACTCTATTGTGGTGCTGGAAAATATCTATAGACATCTTGAAATGGGTAGTGATCAAAGAACTGCTGCACTTGAAGGTAGGAATGAAATTGGATTCACAGCATTATCTATTACACTTGTTGATGTTGTTGTATTCGGGCCGCTTTCACTCGTTGGAGGATTAATAGGGAACATTCTTAGAGAGTTTTCTATAGTAGTCATGGTGTCCACACTTATGAGCTTATTCGTTAGTTTTACGGTGACTCCTATGTTGGCATCGAGATTTTCCAGAGTACTTAAGTTTTCCAATGAGACTTTATTTGGAAGGTTTAATAACTGGTTTGAAAATAAATTTGAAGATTTAAAAGAAAATTATACAAAGCTTCTTAAGTGGTCTTTGCAACACAGGCTTATTGTGACTTCCATCATTGCATTGATGCTTATAGCCTCATTTTCTCTGATACCGCTGGGTTTGATCGGAAGCACTTTTATTGCAGAAGGTGACAGGGGAGAGTTTGTTGTTACTCTTGAGCTTGATCAGACCAGTACATTGTATAATACAAATCAGATTACAAGTCAGGTAGAAAAAATAATCCTGAAAAAGCCTGTTGTCGTAAAGGTGTTTTCTACTGTGGGCCAGTCTTCTACCTTGGGCTCTAATCAACCAGCCAATAATATTTCACAGCTTACTGTCATTATGACTGATAAAAAAGAAAGGACTATTACAGTGGATGAATTTGCGAATGAAATTAAAAATGAGATTTCTCAAATTCCCGGTATTAAAGTTACATCTACTCCCACTGGTCTTACCGGTGCTGCAGACGATCTCCCCATTCAGATTGTAGTAAGAGGTGTTGATCTTAAAAGTGTAATGTCATATGCAAACGAAATATTAACCACAATAAAGAAAATTCCGGGAATAAGTGATCCTGATTTGTCAGTGAACGAGGGTAACCCGGAACTGGAGGTGAGACTTGATAGAGATAAACTCGCTAAATTAGGGTTGACAGTTGCAGATGTGGGGGGAACGCTAATGACAGCATTTACTGGAAATACCGATATTAAATATCGGGAAGCTGATGAAGAATATGATATCAAGATAGTATTAGATCAGTTTGACCGAAGAAATGTTGATGATGTAAAACGACTTACTATTAGTAATTCAAGAGGAGAACTCATAACTATGACTCAGTTTGCGGTAATTCAGCAAAGCAGAGGGCCATCCAAACTCGAGAGGAACAATCGTATTCCATCTGTTACAGTAAAGTCAAATGTAGTTGGCCGACCTGTAGGTACAGTAGGCGATGAAATTCAGGAAAAGGTAAAAGGACTTAAAAAACCTGCAGGTATAAGCTTATCCTATGAGGGGCAGCTTGAGCAACAGGCAGAGGCTTTTACTAGTCTTTTATTAGCCTTTATGATTGGTATTGTATTCGTTTATCTGATCATGGTTGCACTTTATAATTCATATGTATATCCCTTTGTGGTTTTGTTTTCAATTCCACTTGCCATTATAGGGGCCTTGCTTGCATTGGCTCTTACTAAGGAAACCCTGAATATATTTTCAATTCTGGGTATGATTATGATGATGGGATTGGTAGCTAAAAATGCCATTCTCCTGGTTGATTTTACCAATAATATGAAAGAAAAGGGGGTCAATACCTTCGATGCGCTGATTGAAGCCGGAAGAGAAAGGATAAGGCCTATTTTCATGACAACTTTAACAATGATTCTCGGAATGATGCCTATTGCGCTTGCATCCGGGGCTGCATCAGAGGCTAAAAATGGCCTGGCATGGGTACTTATCGGAGGATTAACCAGTTCAATGTTTTTAACATTGATATTTGTGCCGATTGTCTATGAAACTATTGATAATATTATTTTAAAAATCAGGAAAAGATTCCATAAAGAAGCAGATGCTTAA
- a CDS encoding acyl carrier protein phosphodiesterase, translating into MNFIINAFKAEESRDKILGVLLSELSKISNYKKFNNDIIEGIFLNKRIKTLAIEHPRMHTSMNRLRLKNKKNNFPIIEVFFDHFLAKNWESFSNEPYDIFAARIHNVLIKNLTVLPNSTISKFPEILSKSWLDNYKTIEGVHTIIRKLTHASRVGVNSEESIFDLMENYSTFQNDFMYFMKDIEKETFVNFEITELQQKIYA; encoded by the coding sequence ATGAATTTTATAATTAATGCATTTAAAGCTGAAGAATCCAGAGACAAGATATTAGGTGTTCTACTATCTGAGTTGTCGAAGATTTCTAATTATAAGAAATTTAACAATGATATTATCGAAGGTATATTTCTGAATAAGAGAATTAAGACGTTAGCCATAGAACATCCACGCATGCACACCAGCATGAATAGATTAAGATTGAAGAACAAAAAAAATAATTTCCCTATTATAGAAGTATTCTTTGATCATTTTTTAGCAAAAAATTGGGAAAGTTTTTCTAATGAGCCATATGATATTTTTGCTGCCAGAATTCATAATGTATTAATTAAAAATCTCACGGTTCTACCCAACAGTACTATTTCAAAATTCCCGGAGATTCTTTCGAAGTCATGGTTAGACAATTATAAAACCATTGAAGGTGTTCATACCATTATCAGAAAACTCACCCATGCCTCCAGAGTCGGAGTCAATTCAGAAGAAAGTATATTTGACCTGATGGAAAATTACAGCACCTTTCAGAATGATTTTATGTATTTTATGAAAGATATTGAAAAAGAAACGTTTGTTAATTTCGAAATCACTGAGTTACAGCAGAAAATATATGCTTAG
- a CDS encoding 7TMR-DISM family protein: MATRLISNINAKRVIKFTLNYFNKVSENYYLHKLIMSYESLMKYFKLLSFFLLFSLTGQGFSSSVFILNENTTDTREDSIFTYFKFYKDASNQLFVNQLRQKNFQTYNHYQSSEFDKNSTYWFRIEVSNKSEDQKEWFFEILDPHIQAINVFVIYGNDTTHFSKTGYLDEFSSRISKHKNFIFPIKFYKDDKATILFSIKNNYFTRPDICIRTPQKFLDYALSEYYYLGIFYGILLIMSVYNIFIYFSTRENVYLYYVAYVVCYSLNSFSEDGLGFQYVWPDFPGFNELIQYAPILLITAFVFYSKTFLSLKQYAPKLRKGIDISLIIYCIMFCINNFFLQISWIRYFYLLPFILIFIAAITATRKGNKSAKYFILAFSLFLISFSIFILRINGFVATNIYTVYSLNFGFLLEVVLFSSALGQRLKIEKEEKTRIDKMLIMQLQENEKLKDSINQELELKVRERTEEVNRKNRELAIALSNLEEKSKQIEELNKLLEIDNKALNQNIKDITKARLMLKDVTLEEFQKIYPDEESCFKYLSEIKWTKGYICKKCSNKNSSAGKTPYSKRCTKCGYDESVTTYTIFHNSKLPITQTFYLSYLVLANKNISSHELSEKLKLRQKTCWAFKKKIIDSINSSGTGKLNSKDWGKIFYNSNTAKEQPRPA; this comes from the coding sequence ATGGCAACCCGATTAATTTCTAATATTAATGCAAAACGTGTTATAAAATTTACCTTAAATTATTTCAATAAAGTGTCGGAAAATTACTATCTTCATAAGTTGATAATGAGCTATGAGAGTCTAATGAAGTATTTCAAACTACTATCCTTCTTTTTGCTATTTTCTCTCACTGGACAAGGCTTTTCCAGCAGTGTTTTTATTTTGAATGAGAATACAACTGATACAAGAGAGGACAGTATTTTCACTTATTTTAAGTTTTATAAAGACGCTTCAAATCAACTATTTGTTAATCAACTGAGGCAGAAAAACTTTCAAACCTACAACCACTATCAATCAAGTGAATTTGACAAAAACTCTACCTACTGGTTCAGGATTGAAGTTTCTAATAAATCAGAGGATCAAAAGGAATGGTTCTTTGAAATACTTGATCCTCATATACAAGCCATAAATGTTTTTGTCATTTATGGAAATGACACCACTCATTTTTCAAAAACTGGCTATCTGGACGAGTTTTCATCAAGAATTTCGAAACATAAAAACTTTATATTTCCTATTAAGTTTTATAAGGATGATAAGGCTACAATCCTTTTTTCAATAAAAAATAACTATTTCACTCGACCGGACATATGCATCCGAACTCCTCAGAAATTCCTGGATTACGCCTTAAGTGAATATTATTACCTCGGTATTTTCTATGGTATCCTACTCATCATGTCCGTCTACAATATATTCATCTATTTTTCAACAAGAGAAAATGTCTATTTATATTATGTAGCTTACGTAGTATGCTATTCTTTAAATTCCTTTTCAGAAGACGGTCTTGGTTTTCAATATGTGTGGCCTGATTTTCCAGGATTCAATGAGTTGATACAATATGCTCCGATATTGCTCATTACAGCGTTTGTATTTTATTCAAAAACCTTCCTTTCCCTTAAACAATATGCACCTAAGCTAAGAAAAGGGATTGACATTAGCCTTATCATTTACTGTATTATGTTTTGCATAAACAATTTCTTTCTGCAGATTTCATGGATAAGGTACTTTTATCTCCTTCCTTTTATACTGATATTCATAGCTGCAATTACTGCCACCAGAAAGGGAAATAAGTCTGCTAAATATTTTATTCTTGCTTTCTCATTATTCCTGATATCGTTTTCAATTTTTATATTAAGAATAAACGGATTTGTTGCAACCAATATCTATACGGTCTATAGTCTTAATTTTGGTTTCCTTCTTGAAGTAGTGTTGTTCTCTTCAGCTCTAGGACAAAGATTAAAAATTGAAAAGGAGGAGAAAACGCGCATTGACAAAATGCTCATTATGCAGTTGCAGGAAAATGAAAAACTTAAAGATTCAATAAATCAAGAACTGGAGCTTAAAGTTAGAGAAAGAACAGAAGAAGTCAACAGAAAGAACAGGGAACTGGCTATTGCCCTTTCCAACCTTGAAGAAAAAAGCAAACAGATAGAGGAACTGAATAAGCTTCTGGAAATTGACAACAAAGCCTTAAACCAAAACATCAAAGATATTACCAAGGCTCGTTTGATGCTCAAAGATGTTACACTTGAAGAGTTTCAAAAGATATATCCTGATGAAGAGAGCTGCTTTAAATATTTGTCAGAAATTAAATGGACCAAGGGATATATTTGTAAAAAATGTAGCAATAAAAATTCATCCGCAGGCAAAACCCCATACTCTAAAAGATGCACCAAATGCGGTTATGATGAATCTGTAACTACATATACCATCTTTCACAATTCAAAACTTCCTATTACACAAACATTTTATCTGTCGTATCTTGTATTAGCCAATAAGAATATTTCATCACATGAGTTATCCGAAAAACTTAAATTAAGACAAAAGACTTGTTGGGCATTTAAGAAGAAGATTATAGATTCAATTAATAGTTCGGGAACAGGTAAATTGAATTCAAAAGATTGGGGCAAGATATTTTATAATAGCAATACAGCTAAGGAGCAACCCCGTCCAGCTTAA
- a CDS encoding AAA family ATPase → MIISPFAYGNTVSSTAFTNRENEVKRLKDNLLNGINTTIISPRRWGKSSLVEKVVSEISKEYPKEYKTVVIDLFTLGSQEEFLETYAREVIKASSGKWQEWIGYGKELFKKLIPRINLGLDPENDFSLSFDWKDLRKHSEEILNLPETIGQKKGIKWIICLDEFQNISGYNDYENFEKKLRAVWQRQKNVAYCLFGSKRHMMADIFNNPSKPFYRFGDIMLLPKIEENRWVDFITSKFAETNKIISKEDARLIAVLMKNHSWYVQQLAHYTWNSALPLATRVNIENALLELIQANTPFYQKEVESVSVTQLNLLKAIVKGETQLTSAQVMNIYQLGTPRNVSKNKVILLNADIVHEINNTYEFLDPAFELWFRKQYFNQPYFKKTESVE, encoded by the coding sequence ATGATCATATCTCCCTTTGCATATGGTAATACTGTATCTTCTACAGCATTTACCAACCGTGAAAACGAAGTAAAGCGCTTAAAAGATAATCTTTTGAATGGCATAAATACCACCATAATTTCTCCCCGCAGGTGGGGGAAATCATCGCTTGTTGAAAAAGTAGTATCTGAAATCAGTAAAGAATATCCGAAAGAATATAAAACTGTAGTAATTGATCTCTTTACTCTTGGAAGCCAGGAGGAGTTCCTTGAAACTTATGCCAGGGAGGTTATAAAAGCATCCTCTGGCAAGTGGCAGGAATGGATTGGATATGGTAAGGAATTATTTAAAAAGCTTATACCCAGAATAAATCTGGGGCTTGACCCTGAAAATGATTTCAGTCTTAGTTTTGACTGGAAGGATCTCCGTAAACATAGCGAGGAGATTTTAAACCTTCCGGAAACCATCGGACAAAAAAAGGGCATTAAATGGATCATTTGCCTTGATGAGTTTCAGAATATCTCTGGTTATAATGATTATGAAAATTTTGAGAAAAAACTTCGGGCTGTATGGCAAAGACAGAAAAACGTAGCTTATTGTCTCTTCGGAAGCAAGAGACATATGATGGCTGATATTTTTAATAATCCATCAAAACCTTTTTACAGATTTGGTGATATTATGCTTTTACCAAAGATAGAGGAGAATCGTTGGGTTGACTTTATAACTTCTAAGTTTGCCGAAACCAATAAAATAATTAGTAAAGAAGATGCAAGACTTATAGCTGTGCTTATGAAAAATCATTCCTGGTATGTGCAACAACTGGCGCACTATACCTGGAATAGCGCATTGCCATTAGCAACAAGAGTTAATATTGAGAATGCTCTCCTGGAGCTTATTCAGGCCAACACTCCTTTTTACCAGAAAGAGGTTGAATCTGTAAGTGTGACTCAGCTGAATCTGTTAAAAGCAATAGTTAAAGGCGAAACCCAGCTTACATCGGCACAGGTGATGAACATTTATCAGCTGGGAACCCCAAGAAATGTCAGTAAAAATAAAGTTATACTTTTAAATGCTGATATTGTACATGAAATAAATAATACCTATGAATTCCTAGATCCGGCTTTTGAATTGTGGTTCAGAAAGCAATATTTCAATCAGCCATATTTTAAGAAGACTGAAAGTGTTGAGTAG
- a CDS encoding response regulator has product MKEISILLIEDDELDVISFERALKKINLPILLHTAFNGIEALDLLKGKNRIPIPDIIVLDLNMPKMNGGEFLTELRKDNTFNNVKIFIMTTSNEDRDRSRGEEFGVTGYIIKPLNFNENTKRNVSMDNFMHFQIMKMVGDQLN; this is encoded by the coding sequence ATGAAAGAAATTTCAATTTTATTAATAGAAGATGATGAATTGGATGTCATTAGTTTTGAGCGTGCTTTAAAAAAAATAAATCTGCCGATTCTTTTGCATACAGCCTTTAATGGAATAGAAGCACTTGATCTCTTGAAAGGTAAAAATAGAATTCCTATTCCGGATATAATCGTTTTGGATCTTAATATGCCTAAAATGAATGGCGGTGAATTTCTGACAGAATTGAGGAAAGATAATACATTTAATAATGTTAAAATCTTTATTATGACAACTTCCAATGAAGATAGGGACAGAAGCAGAGGCGAAGAGTTCGGGGTGACAGGTTATATTATCAAACCTCTTAATTTTAATGAAAATACAAAACGTAATGTATCAATGGATAATTTTATGCATTTTCAGATTATGAAAATGGTGGGAGATCAATTGAATTGA
- a CDS encoding glutathione peroxidase — protein sequence MKLSKKDKAKAKVLSNEEDISAPVSFYSLKAIDNKGQEILLNQFQGKKTVVVNVASNCGYTSQYDALERVYEKNKNNLVILGFPANDFGGQEPGSDQEIDSFCRINFGVSFPLFKKSSVLEQDKNEVFSWLMDPSKNGWNSQAPVWNFCKYVIDEKGNLSGFYGSAIDPESDLFTKVIK from the coding sequence ATGAAATTATCTAAAAAGGATAAGGCTAAAGCAAAAGTGCTTAGTAATGAAGAGGATATAAGTGCGCCGGTTTCATTTTATTCACTAAAGGCTATCGACAACAAAGGGCAGGAGATTTTACTGAATCAATTTCAAGGAAAAAAGACTGTTGTGGTTAATGTAGCCTCAAATTGCGGTTATACCTCTCAATATGATGCTCTTGAAAGGGTTTATGAGAAAAATAAAAATAACCTGGTAATTCTTGGATTTCCTGCAAATGATTTTGGAGGTCAGGAGCCCGGATCTGATCAGGAAATAGATAGTTTTTGCAGAATCAATTTTGGGGTTTCTTTTCCTCTTTTTAAGAAAAGCTCTGTACTTGAGCAAGATAAAAATGAGGTTTTCTCCTGGCTGATGGATCCCTCCAAAAATGGGTGGAATAGTCAAGCTCCGGTTTGGAATTTTTGCAAATATGTGATTGATGAAAAGGGAAATTTATCTGGATTTTATGGTTCTGCTATAGATCCTGAAAGCGATCTATTTACTAAGGTCATTAAATAA
- a CDS encoding efflux RND transporter periplasmic adaptor subunit, whose protein sequence is MTKKRSYVLIIVLAIIFVVVVLRLCSNKREIDKSKQTTTTSPKVSVNVYKVIRQNISEELQLLGTIIPNKTTVVITEVQGKIIDLPIEKGDVKEKGALLAKVESKEQTAAVNKSELALEKAKKDVERYTKLYKGNAVTKQQLEEAKIALKTADFNLQQDKKKLSNASIRAPFKGMITERFVEPGSAVLAGNQIARIVDVSSLKIDLAVAEKDAYKLKLNDKVKIRTNIYPDTVFQGIITFISPTGDDAHNYNVEIRFQNPKDNPLKAGTFVNVAFGILTQGNPLVIPRESLVGSVDDPQVYIIEKDTARLRSIEIGQSFPEKVEVTKGLKDGDQIVKTGLINLKDKTPVQIIGQ, encoded by the coding sequence ATGACAAAGAAGAGAAGCTACGTATTAATTATTGTATTAGCAATAATCTTTGTGGTGGTTGTGTTGAGGCTTTGCAGCAATAAGAGAGAAATTGATAAATCTAAACAGACAACAACGACTTCTCCAAAAGTAAGTGTAAATGTCTACAAAGTAATCAGGCAAAATATTTCTGAAGAGTTGCAATTGTTAGGGACTATTATCCCAAATAAAACTACTGTTGTTATAACAGAAGTTCAGGGTAAGATTATAGATCTTCCAATTGAGAAAGGTGATGTAAAAGAGAAAGGAGCTCTTTTAGCTAAAGTGGAAAGTAAAGAGCAGACAGCGGCAGTTAATAAATCAGAACTTGCGTTGGAAAAGGCGAAAAAGGATGTTGAAAGATATACAAAGCTATACAAAGGAAATGCTGTGACGAAGCAGCAGCTTGAAGAAGCCAAAATTGCACTTAAAACAGCAGATTTCAACCTTCAGCAGGATAAAAAGAAATTATCCAATGCTTCGATCAGAGCCCCTTTTAAGGGGATGATTACAGAAAGGTTTGTAGAGCCTGGATCTGCTGTGTTAGCCGGTAATCAGATTGCAAGAATTGTAGATGTGTCTTCCTTAAAGATTGACTTAGCCGTTGCAGAAAAAGATGCCTATAAGCTTAAGCTTAATGATAAAGTTAAAATTAGAACCAATATTTACCCCGATACTGTTTTTCAGGGAATCATTACTTTCATAAGTCCTACAGGAGATGATGCTCATAATTATAATGTTGAGATCAGGTTTCAGAATCCAAAGGATAACCCTCTGAAAGCCGGAACATTTGTTAATGTTGCTTTTGGTATTCTGACACAAGGAAACCCTTTAGTGATACCAAGAGAGTCTCTTGTCGGAAGTGTTGATGATCCTCAGGTTTATATTATTGAAAAAGATACTGCGAGGCTACGATCAATAGAAATAGGACAGTCCTTTCCTGAAAAAGTTGAAGTAACCAAAGGTTTGAAAGATGGAGATCAGATAGTAAAAACAGGATTAATAAATTTAAAAGACAAAACACCTGTTCAGATAATAGGTCAATAA